The Candidatus Nomurabacteria bacterium DNA segment ATTATGCTACTAGACGAAGAAATGGACCACGGTCCAATTTTGTCCCAAAAAATGATCACCGCAAAAGGCAAAAGTTACACAGAACTAAGGGGCGAACTGGCGACGCTTGGCGCAGAGATGCTCGCCGAAGTAATGCCAAGGTGGATTGCTGGTGAGATTAAGACCGAACCACAAATCCACAGCGAAGCGACGTTTACTAAAAAGATTGAAAAATCGGATGGAGAAATAAACCTAAACGATGACCCGGAATCTAATTTCCAAAAATTCCGCGCCTATTCCCCCTGGCCCAGTATCTATTTTTTTGACTCCAAGAATCGTCGCATTAAAATCACAGATGCCACTCTAGAAAACGGGATCTTTATCATAAGAAAGGTTGTTCCGGAGGGCAAGGCAGAAATGCTTTGGGATGATTGGAAACGAGGCTTGGGAAATTAGCCCAGTGATTCACTTCACCTCGATCGCTTCAATCTTTACATCTTCCAGTGGGTGGGCATTTTCATTAACCTTAGTTAGTTCTATTTTGTCTACTACCTCCATCCCAGAAATAACCCGACCAAAAGCAGTATGCTTACCATCAAGCCAGTCCGTCGCCGGAGCGGTGATAATAAAAAATTGAGAACCGTTTGTGTTTGGGCCAGCGTTCGCCATCGCAATAATACCACGAACTAGTTTCTGATCATTAAACTCATCAGCAAACTGATATCCCGGTCCGCCCGTACCATGAACACCCCAGTTGTTTGGGGAAGATTTTGTCAGAGGATCGCCACCCTGAATCATAAAGCCCTTAATCACACGATGAAAAAGGGTATCATTATAAAAACCTTTTTTTGCGAGGGTCACAAAATTTTCCACGGTCTT contains these protein-coding regions:
- a CDS encoding methionyl-tRNA formyltransferase, whose amino-acid sequence is MIKFAFFGTDEFAVAILENLKSRKLPPSVIVTMPDKPRGRKLFLTPTPVKTWAEKNKIPFTTDNPQGNFDLFVVASYGKIIKKEVLGLPRFGALNIHPSLLPKYRGPSPIQTAILNDDEETGVSIMLLDEEMDHGPILSQKMITAKGKSYTELRGELATLGAEMLAEVMPRWIAGEIKTEPQIHSEATFTKKIEKSDGEINLNDDPESNFQKFRAYSPWPSIYFFDSKNRRIKITDATLENGIFIIRKVVPEGKAEMLWDDWKRGLGN
- a CDS encoding peptidylprolyl isomerase; the encoded protein is MNKNLKFVVFAVVVLAIWVWHNNYSVDRDPLPTSKENPIITLQTNYGSITLELFPEKAPKTVENFVTLAKKGFYNDTLFHRVIKGFMIQGGDPLTKSSPNNWGVHGTGGPGYQFADEFNDQKLVRGIIAMANAGPNTNGSQFFIITAPATDWLDGKHTAFGRVISGMEVVDKIELTKVNENAHPLEDVKIEAIEVK